A window of the Herpetosiphon gulosus genome harbors these coding sequences:
- a CDS encoding DUF87 domain-containing protein, producing MTPPLLLQLHGLEVVNLHPHQWEVAIDRVRQALQSLVVDWRLISVVAPRSLAQRRQRIHDQLRLLDPSDPRHPRLTAQLLHMQDLEQHAMTSMTHYLVVWCPPSLAHTTVEHTLGRACGGATRLSSLPFVLGAPTVHLSATTGVADTPTGQRCWQGMLAERWHGSLSPLLFRSLLLEQTHAIIVVDALTMAPDRARTTMDVALQRLDAHAALNPTYDEARRHAVQDWQAASTHLERGALLHTVQVAVFVGAASPVLARTQAQAARQALGSTITFSPMLGRQPDLLPLLGTRATATLDLPTHGHPMITAQLATLLPIYLAQRSQPPASALLAGVDELRGTPLLLDLTALPALHGFFCGATGSGKSSYVATLGSRLVDDAGYQLILLDPQGAFAPLAEAYAGRASVNRVALDTLRLNLLDPIVDLQHDLVTQVLHVEEVLQWLLDGALTQRHRQTLRRVLSVIYATHAAPRLSDVVALLAEDTTGLRDLLLPWTLSPFAEVFDQPSTMDLTLDPSTPVVIYDVSDAAMPEHIKQFFLILIASAIQREIRLKPRKAIIGIDEAGVLFANPLLASFAERLAKTARRFGAGVWVIDQTTHLLGTKAGAEIFENSFITVIGTMRSDQLPALRERFPMVTDAQLQWITGLGMTDEQRQERAGQYLIIVNETPYLIYNHLSHWEWQLIPQRAVLHEEVGHGTV from the coding sequence ATGACTCCACCACTGTTGCTCCAATTGCACGGCCTTGAGGTGGTCAATCTCCATCCGCATCAGTGGGAGGTGGCGATTGACCGCGTGCGACAGGCGCTGCAAAGTCTGGTCGTGGATTGGCGCTTGATCAGTGTGGTCGCGCCGCGCTCGTTGGCCCAGCGTCGCCAGCGGATTCATGACCAACTACGCTTGCTCGACCCCAGCGACCCGCGCCATCCGCGTCTGACCGCGCAGTTGCTCCACATGCAGGACTTGGAACAGCACGCCATGACCAGTATGACCCACTATCTCGTGGTCTGGTGTCCGCCGAGTTTGGCCCATACCACGGTCGAACATACGTTGGGGCGGGCCTGTGGTGGGGCGACGCGGTTGAGTAGCCTGCCCTTTGTCTTGGGTGCGCCGACGGTGCATCTGAGTGCAACAACCGGTGTGGCCGATACACCCACGGGCCAACGCTGCTGGCAGGGCATGCTGGCCGAACGCTGGCATGGGTCGCTCTCGCCCTTGCTGTTTCGCTCGCTGTTACTCGAACAAACCCATGCAATTATCGTGGTCGATGCGCTGACCATGGCCCCCGACCGTGCCCGCACGACCATGGATGTGGCCTTGCAACGGCTTGATGCCCATGCGGCACTCAATCCGACCTATGACGAAGCCCGTCGCCACGCCGTGCAGGATTGGCAAGCGGCCTCGACCCATCTGGAGCGGGGCGCACTCTTGCACACGGTGCAGGTGGCGGTGTTTGTCGGGGCGGCCTCGCCCGTGCTGGCCCGCACGCAGGCCCAAGCGGCCCGCCAAGCGCTGGGATCGACGATCACGTTCAGCCCGATGCTCGGTCGCCAACCGGATTTGCTGCCGCTGCTCGGAACCCGCGCGACCGCCACGCTTGACCTGCCCACCCATGGCCATCCGATGATTACCGCGCAGCTGGCGACGCTGCTACCGATCTATCTGGCCCAGCGCTCGCAACCACCTGCGTCGGCGTTATTGGCGGGGGTGGATGAGTTGCGCGGCACGCCGTTGCTCTTGGATTTGACCGCGCTGCCTGCCTTGCACGGCTTTTTCTGTGGGGCCACGGGCAGCGGCAAGAGTAGCTATGTCGCCACCCTCGGCTCGCGCCTGGTCGATGATGCAGGCTACCAACTGATTCTGCTCGATCCCCAAGGCGCATTTGCTCCGCTGGCCGAAGCCTATGCAGGGCGGGCCTCGGTCAATCGGGTGGCCTTGGATACCCTGCGGCTGAATCTGCTTGACCCGATTGTTGACCTCCAGCATGACCTCGTAACCCAAGTGCTGCACGTGGAAGAAGTGCTGCAATGGCTCTTAGACGGGGCACTCACCCAACGGCATCGCCAAACCCTGCGGCGGGTGCTCTCGGTGATCTATGCCACCCATGCTGCCCCACGCTTGTCGGATGTGGTGGCCTTGTTGGCCGAGGACACCACGGGTCTGCGTGACCTGCTGCTGCCGTGGACGCTGTCGCCCTTTGCTGAGGTCTTTGATCAACCCTCAACGATGGATTTGACGCTTGACCCCAGTACCCCGGTGGTGATCTACGACGTGTCGGACGCGGCGATGCCGGAGCATATCAAGCAATTTTTTCTGATTTTGATCGCCAGCGCGATCCAACGCGAGATTCGGCTCAAACCACGCAAGGCGATTATTGGGATTGATGAGGCCGGGGTCTTGTTTGCCAATCCGCTGCTGGCCAGCTTTGCCGAACGCTTAGCCAAGACCGCGCGGCGCTTCGGCGCGGGCGTGTGGGTGATTGACCAGACGACGCATTTATTAGGCACGAAGGCGGGTGCGGAGATTTTTGAAAACAGCTTTATCACGGTGATCGGCACGATGCGCAGTGACCAATTGCCCGCCTTACGCGAGCGCTTCCCGATGGTGACCGATGCCCAGTTGCAGTGGATTACCGGACTGGGCATGACCGATGAACAGCGCCAAGAACGCGCCGGGCAATACCTGATTATCGTCAACGAAACGCCGTATCTGATCTACAACCATCTCTCGCACTGGGAATGGCAATTAATCCCCCAACGCGCAGTGCTCCACGAGGAGGTCGGCCATGGGACGGTTTGA
- a CDS encoding C25 family cysteine peptidase: MTEPGMQRVTGAMLAAAGIDLTTLNPATVQVQHDGVVLPLDWRGVGDTVVDAHDELRFWVDTVGDRWNRTTTLWLTTAAATPSPTMASRLALESTAPMSDTVWMTNAWDDPQLLDSRHAGMRGWHTFSTRLSSLAGGDDSTTTLLLTPTLPLASGLMTVTLRGATATSLPVSLVVNTVPLTVPATSAWQSSVVVTTSETLTVTLPAPTIGAASVLLETITVTRPLRLTTLPNVPLWSGPLPARYALPDAPPLRTLYDVTAPAQPQIVILPAGLTPVLADPLVNRRYLVVGHAPLPTPTLQRHIPVVLPTAGADVIIAPRVFLPALDPLRTLTTVLIAREDLDAAWAFGNLSPTAIRALLQHAAATWPTPPTSVLLVGDGAADPRDVLGYNQPPLIPPYLAEVDLWLGETACESCYGQLDGADPLDDLLPDLPVGRWPVQTLDDLTNLIAKQQRYTAAPWGAWQSTVGSIADNAEGALDFPQLAAQSEAVYPLTMTLHRAYYDPHATSDDPAWHVADARTVRERVMAIWQTGAVLMQYTGHSHAYQWAVTDPVVEPRGLLDLNAVGELQNGERLPLLLALTCLTSVFHQPSPRGTTLDEALVLHPAGGAIATWGSSGLGVAHGHDHLQHGLVTAAMTRPRPTLGQVTEAGVLQLALHGQCCTDALRTTLLLGNPATVLKIAPVPQRVWLPLVKQWQR, translated from the coding sequence GTGACCGAACCGGGCATGCAGCGGGTGACCGGAGCGATGCTGGCCGCAGCGGGGATTGACCTCACGACGCTCAATCCGGCGACGGTGCAGGTGCAGCATGATGGCGTGGTGCTCCCGCTCGATTGGCGCGGGGTTGGCGATACCGTCGTCGATGCCCATGACGAGCTGCGGTTTTGGGTTGATACCGTCGGCGACCGTTGGAACCGAACCACGACCCTGTGGCTCACGACCGCAGCGGCCACGCCCTCGCCAACCATGGCCTCGCGCCTCGCCCTCGAAAGCACCGCCCCGATGAGCGATACCGTCTGGATGACGAATGCATGGGACGATCCGCAGCTGCTCGACAGTCGCCATGCGGGGATGCGTGGCTGGCATACCTTCAGCACCCGCCTGAGCAGTCTCGCGGGTGGCGATGATTCGACAACCACGCTGCTCCTGACTCCCACCCTGCCATTGGCCAGCGGCCTCATGACTGTGACCCTGCGCGGCGCGACGGCGACCAGCCTGCCCGTGTCGCTGGTGGTGAACACCGTCCCGCTGACCGTGCCTGCCACCTCGGCATGGCAATCCTCAGTGGTGGTGACGACGAGCGAGACCCTTACGGTGACGCTGCCTGCTCCAACCATCGGCGCGGCCAGTGTCTTGCTCGAAACCATCACCGTGACCCGCCCGCTGCGCCTCACGACCCTGCCAAATGTGCCGTTGTGGAGTGGGCCACTGCCTGCGCGGTACGCCCTGCCGGATGCGCCCCCGCTGCGCACGCTCTATGATGTGACCGCGCCAGCGCAGCCGCAGATCGTCATCCTGCCTGCTGGACTTACGCCTGTGCTGGCCGATCCGTTGGTCAACCGTCGCTATCTCGTGGTTGGCCACGCACCCCTGCCCACGCCCACGCTTCAACGCCATATCCCCGTCGTGTTGCCCACCGCTGGAGCCGATGTGATCATTGCCCCGCGCGTATTCCTGCCTGCCCTCGACCCGCTGCGCACGCTGACGACCGTGCTGATTGCCCGCGAGGATCTGGATGCGGCATGGGCCTTTGGCAACCTATCCCCGACGGCAATTCGGGCATTGCTCCAGCATGCAGCGGCGACGTGGCCGACCCCACCCACCAGCGTGCTCTTGGTCGGCGACGGCGCGGCTGACCCGCGTGATGTCTTGGGCTATAACCAGCCACCGCTCATCCCGCCCTATCTGGCGGAGGTCGATTTATGGCTCGGTGAAACCGCCTGTGAAAGTTGTTATGGCCAACTGGACGGTGCTGATCCGCTGGATGACCTGCTGCCCGATCTGCCCGTAGGCCGCTGGCCCGTGCAAACGCTCGATGATTTAACCAATCTGATCGCCAAACAGCAGCGCTATACCGCCGCGCCATGGGGGGCGTGGCAAAGCACGGTCGGGAGTATCGCTGATAACGCCGAGGGAGCGCTTGACTTTCCGCAGCTGGCGGCGCAGAGTGAGGCCGTCTATCCGCTGACGATGACCTTGCACCGCGCCTATTACGATCCGCATGCCACGAGCGATGATCCGGCGTGGCATGTGGCTGATGCCCGTACCGTGCGTGAACGGGTCATGGCCATCTGGCAGACCGGGGCGGTGCTGATGCAGTATACGGGCCATAGCCACGCCTACCAGTGGGCCGTGACCGATCCCGTGGTCGAGCCGCGTGGGTTGCTCGATCTGAATGCGGTTGGGGAGTTACAGAATGGTGAACGGCTGCCGCTGCTGTTGGCCTTGACCTGCCTGACGAGTGTCTTCCACCAGCCCAGCCCGCGCGGAACCACGCTCGATGAGGCGCTGGTGCTGCATCCGGCTGGGGGTGCAATCGCCACATGGGGATCGAGTGGCTTGGGGGTCGCCCACGGCCATGACCACCTCCAGCATGGACTGGTGACGGCGGCTATGACGCGGCCTCGGCCAACGTTGGGGCAGGTGACGGAGGCCGGAGTGCTCCAGTTGGCGCTGCATGGTCAATGTTGCACCGATGCCCTGCGCACAACCCTGCTGCTGGGGAATCCGGCCACCGTGCTAAAGATTGCGCCTGTGCCGCAGCGGGTGTGGCTTCCTTTGGTCAAGCAATGGCAACGGTAG
- a CDS encoding replication-relaxation family protein has translation MKTPTGYAPNAMETESLLLLARLGRLLARHLHVAWPGRALRNTYQSLNRLTEAGLITYVEHFEAPSARQRQRTNQLWKRHGRIYSLTPMGWDYLKAAFPQLEEGKERLAPTYFNPRHQAEHQIEYADLVTSILRDLDTIPGIIGMSSYIEMDLSEQARPRADGIVVLRRWKHAMAHADERSSCYPWLVVPRQEGQIDELFAIEIDRGTEEPSIITGKAQSYGALFASKSWESRFQWPLIAFAVPTERRQRVIFDAWDRGWPGGPIRCTTFDAIHTHGALAPIWTHQHHRDMTYQVPLLRAVWAEAVIA, from the coding sequence ATGAAGACTCCCACGGGCTATGCCCCGAACGCCATGGAAACCGAGAGCTTGCTGCTCTTAGCCCGCCTTGGTCGCCTCCTTGCTCGCCACCTGCATGTCGCGTGGCCAGGACGCGCGCTTCGCAATACCTATCAATCCCTGAATCGCTTAACCGAAGCCGGACTCATCACCTATGTCGAACACTTTGAAGCGCCATCGGCTCGCCAGCGGCAGCGCACGAACCAGTTGTGGAAACGTCACGGTCGGATTTATAGCCTCACGCCCATGGGCTGGGACTATCTCAAAGCCGCCTTTCCCCAGCTTGAGGAAGGCAAGGAACGCCTTGCACCAACCTATTTCAATCCGCGTCATCAAGCGGAGCATCAAATCGAATACGCCGATCTGGTCACGAGCATCCTGCGTGATCTCGACACCATTCCGGGGATTATCGGCATGAGTAGTTATATCGAGATGGATCTGAGTGAGCAAGCCCGCCCCCGCGCTGATGGGATTGTCGTCCTGCGCCGCTGGAAGCATGCGATGGCCCATGCTGATGAGCGCTCATCGTGTTATCCGTGGTTGGTTGTCCCCCGCCAAGAAGGGCAAATCGACGAGCTATTTGCGATTGAGATCGATCGGGGAACCGAGGAACCGAGCATCATCACGGGCAAGGCCCAATCCTATGGCGCACTGTTCGCCTCCAAATCGTGGGAGTCGCGCTTTCAATGGCCGTTGATTGCCTTTGCCGTCCCGACCGAACGCCGCCAACGCGTGATCTTCGATGCGTGGGATCGCGGCTGGCCCGGTGGCCCCATTCGCTGTACGACCTTTGACGCGATTCATACCCATGGGGCACTGGCTCCGATCTGGACCCATCAGCATCACCGCGACATGACCTATCAGGTTCCCTTGCTCCGTGCTGTATGGGCCGAGGCGGTGATCGCATGA
- a CDS encoding C40 family peptidase — MQSRFRRVGLVIILFLAGCGGRPLPAASTHPITGKPQWWCPTPVMAGDPTAIAAVPTVTPYYHRDQFMLGHDVLSNGLRVTVHAITSGEEAPAAIGGGQLQWVDLELTSAVSLPLDLAAQVVIREVEQDAGQAARGWWTTDTATLATTAITLPTRLEAGMPWRGQIPIRTPMGKPVFVVFYRTPADALLREQPTDGVIVVQNRRDPTCAGNIARVPFPTMPAGGGPGAPINGTPVAVPPGTNPLVAYAVSKLAWPYVWGGESEAEGGFDCSGLMYAAYGSVGLTIPRTSQAMWQSPQLQRIGISELRPGDLVFFHTDSSRFNSPPTHVGMYIGDMNGNGTPDLVHALSPAWGIRIEDNWLTKPWLMAPWPDGTPRLWGAGYFVNPYR, encoded by the coding sequence ATGCAATCCCGCTTCCGACGCGTCGGACTTGTCATAATCTTGTTTTTGGCTGGTTGTGGAGGTCGCCCGCTTCCGGCGGCTTCCACCCATCCGATCACGGGCAAGCCTCAGTGGTGGTGTCCCACGCCCGTCATGGCAGGCGATCCGACCGCAATAGCGGCAGTGCCCACGGTCACGCCCTACTATCACCGTGACCAATTCATGCTCGGCCACGACGTGCTGAGCAATGGGCTGCGCGTGACCGTGCATGCGATTACCAGCGGCGAGGAAGCTCCAGCGGCGATAGGCGGGGGCCAGCTTCAGTGGGTCGATCTCGAACTCACCAGCGCGGTATCCCTGCCGCTCGATCTGGCGGCGCAGGTCGTCATTCGCGAGGTTGAACAGGATGCCGGACAAGCGGCACGCGGCTGGTGGACGACCGATACCGCCACGCTGGCCACGACCGCGATCACGTTGCCAACGCGGCTGGAGGCAGGCATGCCATGGCGCGGCCAGATTCCGATTCGCACGCCTATGGGCAAACCTGTGTTTGTCGTGTTCTACCGCACGCCTGCCGATGCGTTGCTCCGCGAGCAGCCGACCGATGGCGTGATCGTGGTGCAGAATCGCCGTGACCCGACCTGTGCAGGCAATATTGCGCGGGTTCCGTTCCCGACCATGCCCGCAGGCGGTGGACCAGGAGCGCCGATTAACGGCACGCCCGTCGCGGTTCCGCCGGGCACGAATCCCTTGGTGGCCTATGCGGTCAGTAAGCTCGCATGGCCCTATGTGTGGGGCGGCGAGAGTGAGGCCGAAGGCGGCTTTGATTGTTCAGGGCTGATGTATGCGGCGTATGGCAGTGTGGGATTGACGATTCCGCGCACGTCGCAAGCGATGTGGCAAAGTCCCCAACTCCAACGGATTGGCATCAGCGAGCTGCGACCGGGTGATTTGGTCTTTTTCCACACCGATAGCAGCCGCTTCAACAGTCCGCCCACCCATGTAGGCATGTATATCGGCGACATGAATGGCAATGGCACGCCCGATTTGGTGCATGCCTTGAGTCCGGCATGGGGTATTCGGATTGAGGACAATTGGTTGACCAAGCCGTGGTTAATGGCTCCATGGCCCGATGGGACACCCCGTCTGTGGGGCGCTGGGTATTTTGTCAATCCCTATCGTTAA
- a CDS encoding glycosyltransferase family 2 protein, whose translation MERHTSIVHPTVALIPAFNESRFIGSLVLAAKAYVDIVLVVDDGSTDQTVAIAQKAGAHVLQHPVNQGKAAAVNTGFRYLTTLNPFAVVMLDGDGQHRADDIPALLAPICQGQADVVIGSRYGAIHSHIPLYRKVGQLGLTSLTNVISGVQVSDSQSGFRAFSAHAIAVMSFTANGGFSIESEMQFHIHEHALRICEVPIHVLYVEKAKRNPIGHGMQVVKGILGIATTMRPLFFWCGSGFVALAVSTSLMVFLASHTTMALSQFAWLLSILMIGMLVSIGAIGTGIILQRQRVMLQRMETSLKHQFLRTAPTTPTEAVLLTPRERVYDSLNQPLSAAER comes from the coding sequence ATGGAACGTCACACATCAATCGTTCATCCCACCGTTGCGCTCATTCCTGCCTTTAATGAATCGCGCTTTATCGGAAGTTTGGTGCTTGCGGCAAAAGCCTATGTTGACATCGTGCTTGTCGTGGATGATGGCTCCACGGATCAGACGGTTGCCATCGCACAAAAGGCGGGTGCGCATGTTTTGCAGCATCCTGTCAATCAAGGCAAGGCTGCGGCGGTCAATACGGGCTTTCGGTATTTGACTACTCTCAATCCCTTTGCTGTGGTGATGCTCGATGGTGATGGGCAACATCGGGCGGATGATATTCCAGCTCTCTTGGCACCAATTTGTCAAGGGCAAGCCGATGTCGTGATTGGATCACGCTATGGGGCGATTCACAGCCATATTCCGCTCTACCGGAAAGTGGGCCAATTGGGATTAACTTCATTAACGAATGTAATCTCAGGCGTGCAGGTTAGCGATTCACAGAGTGGATTTCGGGCTTTTTCCGCTCATGCCATCGCTGTGATGTCATTTACGGCGAATGGGGGCTTCTCCATCGAGTCGGAAATGCAATTTCATATCCACGAACACGCATTACGGATTTGTGAGGTTCCCATTCATGTGTTGTATGTAGAAAAAGCCAAGCGAAACCCCATTGGGCATGGTATGCAAGTCGTGAAGGGGATTTTGGGCATCGCCACTACGATGCGACCGCTCTTTTTTTGGTGTGGAAGCGGTTTCGTTGCTTTAGCCGTCAGTACATCCTTGATGGTCTTCTTGGCTTCCCATACCACAATGGCGCTGTCACAGTTTGCATGGCTGCTCAGTATCCTGATGATTGGGATGTTGGTGAGTATTGGGGCGATTGGAACTGGGATTATCTTACAGCGCCAACGGGTGATGCTCCAACGCATGGAAACATCCTTGAAACATCAATTCCTGCGTACTGCGCCAACAACACCAACCGAAGCCGTCCTCCTGACTCCTAGGGAGCGGGTTTATGACAGCCTCAATCAACCACTGAGTGCAGCAGAAAGATAG
- a CDS encoding type IV secretory system conjugative DNA transfer family protein: MAVYGRILAGMGVVVLMIVRLLSPWLLGHLTSPRLAPLATLVTRLHAISGWLLVGYGLWVLATLIAWLRLRRRPAADGQWYLLRIPKPMTTDPHSATAAQLGQREAAMAGEIVRVLQAIVAHAPPDRRIALEVWYTDQGIAWSLWLSHPELYAPVFSAWQGFVPGCDLLAQPDPVATAAPALVWTTHTLAQPAIYPLRRADAMVGDPLDALIGGLRPQQGVTAIGVSLTLGAVPERWQQQGRAMADWLTLEAKEQQASASKETAATMLAKLQSPCVTVALRTMVVADTAAIASAQHQILLGALDSYTAQHDRLRQAWTHGRMQTTRTPALRERHAVRWLTMPLPPLLPAPTVPVLSLPEVTALWHLPTGRHLTVAIWRNNRFAPPSPALLVSAIGEPPPAFDPTTPLKDRIVRITGGVAADGRQVYLGFPLKSYTFHQQITASTGAGKSHAAKVQLGELLRIGAGFGVIDFKGDLVNDLLTMIPDDRLDDVIVFDPLDPDHCLGLNLLDPTYLNKDTEPDFLVELLEALVASTDSHWGDSAGMQEALRYGALTLMEGEPTPTIAHLYLLFSSSAYRATVLERVTDPDLVLFWTYQFPKLSDTQKSSMTALQRRLSQFLINRTVRITCNQTRTTIPFRQVMDQRKIVLAKLPVELIGATAGGILANVLINLVLAAAFSRLDTPEEEREPWVLVVDEFQEAMRRGDPANYQKILERLRSFGIGLVLMHQGTSQLPAEMLATTLEIVQTRLILSAFGPDAAVWQRQYPDARLTMQDWAGIPLREEGYAAISINGFRQPICTITPLPLWPALPHGGTTKTLTTLAPPPRDALDERLRALAQFDRTTRLRLLRDAPPALWEAILARMQADRADRHAQLLAPTCPLPRAARVLALSHAKAATPRDLTLAALTRLTLSIPRDVVEDEPPAKGKRGRGGAAESPPDAAPTGGSVAAPAVVNPRKVGVATVMQAEATAASLMQLLAENPDAGL; this comes from the coding sequence ATGGCCGTGTATGGCCGCATATTGGCCGGAATGGGGGTGGTGGTGTTGATGATCGTGCGGCTGCTGAGTCCATGGCTGCTCGGCCATCTCACCAGCCCGCGCCTTGCCCCGTTGGCCACATTGGTCACGCGCCTGCACGCGATCAGTGGCTGGCTGCTGGTCGGCTATGGGCTGTGGGTGCTGGCGACCCTCATCGCATGGCTGCGGCTGCGGCGACGGCCTGCGGCGGACGGCCAATGGTATCTGCTGCGCATCCCCAAACCGATGACGACCGATCCGCACAGTGCCACAGCGGCGCAGCTCGGCCAACGTGAGGCGGCGATGGCGGGCGAGATCGTGCGCGTGTTGCAGGCGATTGTCGCGCATGCCCCGCCGGATCGGCGGATTGCGTTGGAGGTGTGGTACACCGATCAAGGGATTGCATGGAGTCTCTGGCTCTCGCATCCCGAGTTGTATGCCCCCGTGTTCAGCGCTTGGCAAGGCTTTGTGCCGGGCTGCGATCTGCTGGCCCAGCCCGATCCGGTTGCGACCGCTGCCCCCGCGTTGGTCTGGACGACGCACACGCTGGCGCAGCCTGCGATCTATCCCCTGCGCCGCGCCGATGCGATGGTCGGCGATCCACTCGATGCCCTGATCGGCGGCCTGCGCCCGCAGCAAGGGGTGACGGCGATTGGCGTATCGTTGACCCTTGGAGCCGTGCCCGAGCGCTGGCAACAGCAGGGACGGGCCATGGCGGATTGGCTCACGCTCGAAGCCAAGGAGCAGCAGGCCAGTGCCAGCAAAGAGACCGCTGCCACGATGCTGGCCAAGCTGCAAAGCCCATGCGTGACCGTCGCGCTGCGGACGATGGTCGTGGCCGATACGGCGGCGATTGCCAGCGCCCAACACCAGATCCTGCTTGGCGCACTCGACAGCTATACCGCCCAGCACGACCGCCTGCGCCAAGCCTGGACCCATGGCCGTATGCAGACTACCCGCACCCCGGCGTTGCGCGAACGCCATGCCGTGCGCTGGCTGACCATGCCGCTGCCGCCGCTGCTGCCTGCCCCCACTGTGCCCGTGCTGAGCCTGCCCGAAGTCACGGCCCTCTGGCATCTGCCGACCGGACGGCACTTAACCGTGGCGATCTGGCGCAATAACCGCTTTGCCCCGCCCAGTCCGGCCTTGCTGGTCAGTGCCATCGGGGAGCCGCCGCCCGCGTTTGATCCGACCACCCCCTTAAAGGATCGCATCGTGCGGATCACGGGTGGGGTCGCTGCCGATGGGCGGCAGGTCTATCTGGGCTTTCCGCTCAAAAGCTACACCTTTCACCAGCAAATCACGGCCAGCACGGGGGCGGGTAAGAGCCACGCGGCCAAGGTGCAACTGGGCGAATTGCTGCGCATCGGCGCAGGCTTTGGGGTGATTGACTTCAAGGGCGATTTGGTCAATGACCTGTTGACCATGATTCCCGATGATCGGCTGGATGATGTGATTGTGTTCGACCCACTTGACCCCGATCACTGTTTGGGCCTCAATCTGCTCGACCCGACCTATTTAAACAAGGATACCGAACCAGACTTTTTGGTCGAGTTACTGGAGGCGTTGGTGGCCAGCACCGATAGCCATTGGGGCGATTCGGCGGGGATGCAGGAAGCCTTGCGCTATGGTGCATTGACCCTGATGGAAGGCGAACCAACCCCGACGATTGCCCATTTGTATCTGCTCTTTTCCAGTAGTGCCTATCGCGCCACCGTGCTGGAGCGGGTGACTGATCCTGACCTCGTGCTGTTCTGGACCTATCAGTTTCCCAAGCTTTCGGACACCCAAAAGTCGTCGATGACCGCCTTGCAACGCCGCCTGAGCCAATTCCTGATTAACCGCACGGTGCGCATTACCTGCAACCAAACGCGCACGACGATTCCCTTCCGGCAGGTGATGGATCAACGCAAGATTGTGTTGGCCAAACTTCCGGTAGAACTCATCGGCGCAACTGCTGGCGGGATTCTGGCCAATGTACTGATTAATCTCGTGCTGGCGGCGGCATTTAGTCGCTTGGATACGCCGGAAGAGGAACGCGAGCCGTGGGTGCTGGTCGTCGATGAGTTTCAGGAAGCCATGCGACGGGGCGATCCGGCCAATTACCAGAAGATTTTGGAACGGTTGCGCTCGTTTGGGATTGGGCTGGTCTTGATGCATCAAGGCACGAGTCAACTGCCTGCCGAAATGTTGGCCACCACGCTGGAGATCGTCCAAACGCGGCTGATCCTCTCGGCCTTTGGCCCCGATGCGGCGGTCTGGCAACGCCAATATCCCGATGCGCGGCTGACCATGCAAGACTGGGCCGGGATTCCCTTGCGCGAAGAAGGCTATGCCGCGATCTCAATCAATGGCTTTCGCCAGCCAATCTGCACGATCACCCCGCTACCTTTGTGGCCTGCCCTGCCGCACGGCGGCACGACCAAAACCCTGACCACGCTGGCTCCCCCGCCGCGTGATGCCCTCGACGAACGGCTCCGGGCGCTGGCCCAGTTCGACCGCACGACGCGACTGCGGTTGTTGCGTGATGCCCCACCCGCGCTGTGGGAGGCGATTCTTGCCCGCATGCAAGCGGATCGCGCCGACCGCCATGCCCAGTTGCTGGCTCCGACCTGTCCCTTGCCGCGTGCCGCACGCGTGCTGGCCTTGAGCCATGCCAAAGCCGCGACCCCGCGCGATCTGACCCTCGCCGCCTTGACCCGCCTAACCCTGAGTATTCCGCGTGATGTCGTCGAGGACGAGCCACCTGCCAAGGGCAAACGCGGACGGGGTGGCGCGGCGGAATCCCCACCGGATGCGGCTCCCACAGGCGGTTCCGTGGCCGCTCCAGCGGTGGTCAATCCGCGTAAGGTCGGTGTGGCCACGGTGATGCAGGCCGAGGCAACGGCGGCCAGTTTGATGCAGTTATTAGCGGAGAATCCTGATGCGGGTTTATAG